The Coffea arabica cultivar ET-39 chromosome 3c, Coffea Arabica ET-39 HiFi, whole genome shotgun sequence genome contains a region encoding:
- the LOC140037476 gene encoding rhamnogalacturonan I rhamnosyltransferase 1-like isoform X2 yields MEVRSESLGQARLEKEKGSLQGGQVIQRTRLQVWFIRVCSSILIWTCLVQLVAVGELWHPRLLTGLSSRFSGASTLSFRVEDAVPSPPILLPARNYTSNGFLKVSCNGGLNQMRAAICDMVTVARLLNLTLIIPELDKKSFWADPSDFDDIFNARHFIDSLRDEVRIIKRLPKRFGRKLGYQILQMPPVSWSNDKYYLEQILPLSAKYKVIHFNRTDTRLANNGLPVELQRLRCRVNFQALKFTPEIEALGRKLVRILQESGPFMALHLRYEMDMLAFSGCTHGCTEEEAEELKRLRYAFPWWKEREIISDVKRSEGLCPLTPEETSLILKALGFDRDTQIYIASGEIYGSARRLAALRTAFPRIVKKEMLLDPEDLRQFQNHSSQMAALDFIVSVASNTFVPTYDGNMARVVEGHRRYLGFKRTIQLDRKRLVALLDLHQNGTISWDEFSVAVRLAHESRMGQPARRRVLVDKPKEEDYFYANPQECLCEGTSCDDLLGPRNSTVVR; encoded by the exons ATGGAGGTTAGATCAGAGAGTTTGGGACAGGCAAGGctcgaaaaagaaaagggaagttTACAAGGGGGCCAAGTAATCCAGAGAACAAGGTTACAGGTCTGGTTTATAAGGGTATGCTCAAGCATTTTGATATGGACCTGTTTGGTTCAGCTGGTGGCTGTCGGCGAGCTGTGGCATCCCCGTTTACTAACTGGACTGTCAAGCCGGTTCAGTGGAGCGTCTACATTGTCCTTTCGTGTTGAAGATGCTGTGCCATCTCCTCCCATTCTTTTGCCTGCCA GAAATTATACAAGTAATGGTTTTCTTAAAGTGTCTTGCAATGGCGGCTTGAATCAAATGCGCGCTGCG ATCTGTGACATGGTAACAGTTGCTCGGCTTTTAAATCTCACTTTGATTATTCCAGAGCTTGATAAGAAATCATTCTGGGCTGATCCTAG TgattttgatgacatttttaACGCAAGACACTTCATTGACTCATTACGAGATGAAGTTCGGATTATTAAGAGATTGCCTAAAAGGTTTGGAAGGAAACTTGGGTACCAAATTCTACAAATGCCTCCTGTTAGCTGGTCAAATGATAAGTACTACTTGGAACAG ATCTTACCCTTATCTGCCAAGTACAAGGTGATACACTTCAACAGAACAGACACTCGACTCGCAAACAATGGACTTCCTGTTGAGCTTCAAAGACTCAGATGTCGTGTCAATTTCCAAGCACTTAAGTTCACCCCTGAGATTGAGGCTTTGGGTCGAAAGTTGGTGCGCATTCTGCAAGAAAGTGGACCGTTCATGGCATTGCACTTAAGATATGAGATGGACATGTTGGCTTTCTCCGGTTGTACCCATGGATGCACTGAGGAGGAAGCTGAGGAGCTTAAACGGTTGAG GTATGCATTTCCTTGgtggaaagagagagagataatATCTGATGTAAAAAGATCTGAGGGCTTATGCCCTCTTACCCCGGAGGAGACATCATTGATTTTGAAAGCATTGGGTTTTGACAGAGACACACAGATATATATTGCATCTGGTGAAATATATGGCAGTGCAAGGAGACTTGCCGCACTAAGAACTGCATTTCCCAGGATT GTGAAAAAGGAGATGCTGTTAGATCCTGAAGATCTGCGACAGTTTCAGAATCATTCATCTCAAATGGCTGCCCTTGATTTCATTGTTTCAGTGGCCAGTAATACATTTGTTCCCACCTATGATGGAAACATGGCAAGAGTCGTGGAAGGTCATCGAAG GTATCTGGGTTTCAAAAGAACCATCCAATTGGACCGGAAAAGACTTGTAGCACTATTGGATTTGCATCAGAATGGGACGATCTCATGGGATGAGTTTTCTGTTGCTGTGCGGTTGGCACATGAGAGCAGAATGGGACAGCCTGCACGTCGTAGAGTTCTTGTTGATAAACCGAAAGAAGAAGATTATTTCTATGCAAATCCGCAAGAATGCCTGTGCGAGGGAACAAGTTGTGATGACTTATTAGGCCCTCGGAATTCAACTGTAGTCCGATAA
- the LOC140037476 gene encoding rhamnogalacturonan I rhamnosyltransferase 1-like isoform X1: MEVRSESLGQARLEKEKGSLQGGQVIQRTRLQVWFIRVCSSILIWTCLVQLVAVGELWHPRLLTGLSSRFSGASTLSFRVEDAVPSPPILLPARNYTSNGFLKVSCNGGLNQMRAAICDMVTVARLLNLTLIIPELDKKSFWADPSDFDDIFNARHFIDSLRDEVRIIKRLPKRFGRKLGYQILQMPPVSWSNDKYYLEQILPLSAKYKVIHFNRTDTRLANNGLPVELQRLRCRVNFQALKFTPEIEALGRKLVRILQESGPFMALHLRYEMDMLAFSGCTHGCTEEEAEELKRLRLYCGFRYAFPWWKEREIISDVKRSEGLCPLTPEETSLILKALGFDRDTQIYIASGEIYGSARRLAALRTAFPRIVKKEMLLDPEDLRQFQNHSSQMAALDFIVSVASNTFVPTYDGNMARVVEGHRRYLGFKRTIQLDRKRLVALLDLHQNGTISWDEFSVAVRLAHESRMGQPARRRVLVDKPKEEDYFYANPQECLCEGTSCDDLLGPRNSTVVR, from the exons ATGGAGGTTAGATCAGAGAGTTTGGGACAGGCAAGGctcgaaaaagaaaagggaagttTACAAGGGGGCCAAGTAATCCAGAGAACAAGGTTACAGGTCTGGTTTATAAGGGTATGCTCAAGCATTTTGATATGGACCTGTTTGGTTCAGCTGGTGGCTGTCGGCGAGCTGTGGCATCCCCGTTTACTAACTGGACTGTCAAGCCGGTTCAGTGGAGCGTCTACATTGTCCTTTCGTGTTGAAGATGCTGTGCCATCTCCTCCCATTCTTTTGCCTGCCA GAAATTATACAAGTAATGGTTTTCTTAAAGTGTCTTGCAATGGCGGCTTGAATCAAATGCGCGCTGCG ATCTGTGACATGGTAACAGTTGCTCGGCTTTTAAATCTCACTTTGATTATTCCAGAGCTTGATAAGAAATCATTCTGGGCTGATCCTAG TgattttgatgacatttttaACGCAAGACACTTCATTGACTCATTACGAGATGAAGTTCGGATTATTAAGAGATTGCCTAAAAGGTTTGGAAGGAAACTTGGGTACCAAATTCTACAAATGCCTCCTGTTAGCTGGTCAAATGATAAGTACTACTTGGAACAG ATCTTACCCTTATCTGCCAAGTACAAGGTGATACACTTCAACAGAACAGACACTCGACTCGCAAACAATGGACTTCCTGTTGAGCTTCAAAGACTCAGATGTCGTGTCAATTTCCAAGCACTTAAGTTCACCCCTGAGATTGAGGCTTTGGGTCGAAAGTTGGTGCGCATTCTGCAAGAAAGTGGACCGTTCATGGCATTGCACTTAAGATATGAGATGGACATGTTGGCTTTCTCCGGTTGTACCCATGGATGCACTGAGGAGGAAGCTGAGGAGCTTAAACGGTTGAG GCTGTACTGTGGTTTCAGGTATGCATTTCCTTGgtggaaagagagagagataatATCTGATGTAAAAAGATCTGAGGGCTTATGCCCTCTTACCCCGGAGGAGACATCATTGATTTTGAAAGCATTGGGTTTTGACAGAGACACACAGATATATATTGCATCTGGTGAAATATATGGCAGTGCAAGGAGACTTGCCGCACTAAGAACTGCATTTCCCAGGATT GTGAAAAAGGAGATGCTGTTAGATCCTGAAGATCTGCGACAGTTTCAGAATCATTCATCTCAAATGGCTGCCCTTGATTTCATTGTTTCAGTGGCCAGTAATACATTTGTTCCCACCTATGATGGAAACATGGCAAGAGTCGTGGAAGGTCATCGAAG GTATCTGGGTTTCAAAAGAACCATCCAATTGGACCGGAAAAGACTTGTAGCACTATTGGATTTGCATCAGAATGGGACGATCTCATGGGATGAGTTTTCTGTTGCTGTGCGGTTGGCACATGAGAGCAGAATGGGACAGCCTGCACGTCGTAGAGTTCTTGTTGATAAACCGAAAGAAGAAGATTATTTCTATGCAAATCCGCAAGAATGCCTGTGCGAGGGAACAAGTTGTGATGACTTATTAGGCCCTCGGAATTCAACTGTAGTCCGATAA
- the LOC113716731 gene encoding ribulose-1,5 bisphosphate carboxylase/oxygenase large subunit N-methyltransferase, chloroplastic produces MSNLFSLNPSSSFPSLSPLTPPKKFSFWKAKPTFQLKKPALVTSVLSTKTDPQIPQSVQTFWQWLCDEGVVSSKTPVKPGVVPEGLGLVATRDIAKNEVVLEVPKRFWINPDAAAASEIGSVCSGLKPWIAVALFLLTEKSREDSKWKFYFEILPQSTDSTIFWSDEELAELQGTQLLSTTLGVKEYVQNEFLKVEAEVILPNQKLFPSPITLDEFFWAFGILRSRAFSRLRNQNLVVIPFADLINHSDIVTTEDHAHEVRGPAGLFSWDYLFSLRSPLHLKAGEQVFIQYDLNKSNADMALDYGFVESGSNRDAFTLTLEISESDEFFGDKLDIAETNGLGETAYFDVKLDRPLPPAMLPYLRLVALGGTDAFLLESIFRNAVWGHLELPVSHANEELICQVVQKACKSALSGYPTTIEQDEKLIEKGNLCTRHEMAVKIRAGEKKVLQHIDKIFAERESELDGLEYYQERRLKDLGLVGEQGEIIFWE; encoded by the exons ATGTCCAATCTCTTCTCTCTCAATCCGTCGTCCTCCTTTCCGTCTCTCTCCCCTTTAACACCCCCCAAAAAGTTCTCTTTTTGGAAAGCAAAACCCACTTTCCAGTTGAAGAAACCAGCACTTGTAACCTCAGTTCTCTCGACTAAAACTGACCCACAAATTCCCCAATCTGTACAGACATTCTGGCAGTGGCTTTGTGATGAAGGCGTGGTTTCGTCGAAAACTCCAGTGAAGCCAGGTGTTGTCCCAGAAGGCTTAGGCCTTGTTGCCACAAGGGACATTGCTAAAAATGAGGTCGTTTTGGAGGTTCCCAAGAGATTTTGGATCAATCCTGATGCAGCTGCAGCTTCAGAAATTGGTAGCGTTTGTTCTGGTTTGAAGCCTTGGATTGCTGTAGCTCTATTCTTGCTCACAGAAAAGTCTAGAGAGGATTCTAAATGGAAATTTTACTTTGAAATTCTTCCACAGTCTACTGACTCCACTATTTTTTG GTCAGACGAGGAGCTTGCTGAGCTTCAAG GGACACAACTACTGAGCACGACATTAGGTGTGAAAGAGTATGtgcaaaatgagtttttgaaagTGGAAGCAGAAGTAATCCTTCCCAACCAGAAGCTTTTCCCTTCTCCTATAACTTTGGACGAGTTTTTTTGGGCATTTGGGATACTCAGATCAAGGGCATTCTCACGGCTTCGAAATCAGAATCTTGTTGTAATCCCGTTTGCTGACTTG ATCAACCACAGTGACATTGTAACCACAGAAGATCATGCGCATGAAGTTAGAGGACCAGCAGGTCTTTTCTCTTGGGATTACCTATTTTCTCTGAGGAGCCCATTACACCTTAAGGCTGGTGAACAG GTCTTCATTCAATATGACTTAAACAAGAGCAATGCTGATATGGCTTTGGACTATGGATTCGTTGAATCAGGGTCAAATCGTGATGCATTTACATTAACATTAGAAATTTCTGAGTCAGATGAATTTTTTGGGGACAAGCTGGATATTGCTGAGACAAATGGTTTAGGTGAAACTGCTTACTTTGATGTTAAATTGGATCGCCCTCTTCCACCAGCTATGCTTCCATATCTCCGGCTTGTAGCACTTGGCGGAACCGATGCTTTTCTTCTGGAATCAATTTTCAGAAATGCTGTTTGGGGTCACCTTGAATTGCCTGTTAGCCATGCAAATGAGGAGCTTATATGTCAAGTGGTTCAAAAAGCTTGCAAATCTGCACTTTCTGGCTACCCCACCACCATTGAGCAG GATGAGAAGCTAATAGAGAAAGGAAATCTTTGCACAAGGCATGAGATGGCTGTTAAGATAAGAGCAGGAGAGAAAAAGGTACTGCAACACATTGACAAAATCTTTGCAGAGAGAGAATCAGAGTTGGATGGCTTGGAATATTACCAAGAAAGGAGGCTCAAGGATCTTGGTCTAGTCGGCGAGCAAGGTGAGATAATCTTTTGGGAGTAG